One region of Bacillus pumilus genomic DNA includes:
- the ligA gene encoding NAD-dependent DNA ligase LigA, with amino-acid sequence MDKEAAKRRIEELHQILNQYNYEYHTLDRPSVPDAEYDARMRELISLEEEHPDLKAADSPSQRVGGAVLDAFQKVRHGTPMLSLGNAFNEQDLLDFDRRVRQAVGDDIAYNVELKIDGLAVSLRYENGLFVRGATRGDGTTGEDITENLKTIRSIPLKIKRPLSIEVRGEAFMPKPSFEALNEKRLQNEEEPFANPRNAAAGSLRQLDTKIAAKRNLDIFVYSIAELDEIGVESQSEGLDLLDELGFKTNKERRMCQTIEEVIELIETLKTKRADFSYEIDGIVIKVDSLAQQEELGFTAKSPRWAVAYKFPAEEVVTKLLDIELSVGRTGVITPTAILEPVKVAGTTVQRASLHNEDLIKEKDIRLFDQVIVKKAGDIIPEVVGVLIDQRTGEEKPFHMPTECPECHSELVRIEGEVALRCINPECPAQIREGLIHFVSRNAMNIDGLGERVITQLFQEQLVSRVSDLYRLTKEELIQLERMGEKSVDNLLRSIEQSKENSLERLLFGLGIRFIGSKAAKTLAMHFGDIDQLKQATKDQLLEVDEIGEKMADAVVTYFEKEEILNLLNELKELGVNMTYTGPKPVKVEESDSYFAGKTIVLTGKLEEMARNDAKTAIEALGGKLAGSVSKKTDLVIAGEAAGSKLTKAEELNIEIWDEAKMLEELKK; translated from the coding sequence ATGGATAAAGAAGCAGCGAAACGCCGGATCGAGGAACTGCACCAGATTTTGAACCAATACAACTACGAATATCATACACTGGATCGTCCAAGTGTTCCTGACGCTGAATATGATGCGCGGATGCGTGAGCTGATCTCTTTAGAGGAAGAGCACCCTGATTTAAAAGCAGCGGATTCTCCCTCACAAAGAGTCGGAGGCGCTGTGTTAGACGCCTTCCAAAAAGTGCGCCACGGCACCCCGATGCTCAGCCTCGGGAATGCGTTTAATGAACAGGACCTTCTTGATTTTGACCGCAGGGTTCGTCAAGCAGTCGGTGACGATATTGCATACAATGTCGAGCTGAAAATTGACGGACTCGCTGTTTCTCTCCGTTATGAAAATGGCCTGTTTGTCCGAGGTGCCACACGTGGAGATGGGACAACGGGTGAGGATATTACAGAAAACCTCAAAACCATTCGATCCATCCCGCTCAAAATCAAACGTCCTTTGTCAATTGAAGTGAGAGGCGAGGCATTTATGCCAAAACCTTCTTTTGAAGCATTAAACGAAAAAAGATTACAAAACGAAGAAGAGCCGTTTGCGAACCCGCGTAATGCGGCGGCAGGCTCGCTTCGTCAGCTTGATACGAAAATTGCGGCGAAACGAAACCTTGATATCTTCGTCTACAGTATAGCGGAGCTTGATGAAATTGGTGTTGAATCGCAAAGCGAAGGACTTGATCTTCTCGACGAACTTGGCTTTAAAACGAACAAAGAAAGACGGATGTGCCAAACGATTGAGGAAGTGATCGAGCTCATTGAAACACTAAAAACGAAGCGTGCTGACTTTTCATATGAAATCGATGGAATTGTGATCAAAGTCGATTCGTTAGCTCAGCAAGAAGAGCTCGGCTTTACAGCAAAAAGTCCCCGCTGGGCTGTTGCGTACAAGTTTCCAGCTGAAGAGGTCGTGACAAAGCTGCTTGATATTGAACTAAGTGTCGGGCGTACAGGTGTCATCACACCAACGGCGATCCTTGAGCCTGTCAAAGTAGCAGGAACGACAGTGCAGCGAGCTTCCCTTCATAATGAAGATTTGATCAAAGAAAAGGATATTCGCCTTTTTGATCAAGTGATTGTGAAAAAAGCAGGCGATATTATTCCGGAAGTCGTAGGTGTACTGATCGATCAGCGTACAGGAGAAGAAAAGCCGTTTCACATGCCGACTGAATGCCCAGAGTGTCATAGTGAGCTGGTGAGAATTGAAGGCGAAGTGGCTTTGCGTTGCATCAATCCAGAATGCCCTGCCCAAATACGTGAGGGACTCATTCACTTTGTTTCCCGCAATGCAATGAACATTGATGGGCTTGGCGAGCGGGTCATTACACAGCTTTTCCAAGAACAGCTTGTCTCTCGTGTGTCTGATCTTTACCGATTAACGAAAGAAGAGCTCATTCAGCTTGAGCGAATGGGCGAAAAATCTGTCGACAATTTACTGCGTTCGATTGAGCAATCGAAAGAAAACTCTCTAGAGCGTTTACTATTTGGACTCGGTATACGATTTATTGGCTCTAAAGCGGCAAAGACCTTGGCGATGCATTTCGGTGATATCGATCAATTAAAGCAAGCGACGAAAGATCAATTACTCGAAGTCGATGAAATCGGTGAAAAAATGGCTGATGCTGTCGTCACATACTTTGAGAAAGAAGAAATACTCAATCTGCTAAATGAACTAAAAGAGCTTGGGGTTAATATGACCTACACAGGACCAAAACCGGTGAAGGTTGAAGAAAGTGATTCCTATTTTGCAGGCAAAACCATTGTGCTGACAGGGAAATTAGAAGAAATGGCTCGAAACGATGCAAAAACAGCGATCGAAGCACTAGGCGGTAAACTGGCAGGTAGTGTGAGTAAGAAAACAGATTTAGTCATAGCCGGAGAAGCAGCGGGAAGTAAGCTGACAAAGGCAGAAGAACTCAATATTGAAATTTGGGACGAAGCTAAAATGCTCGAGGAGCTAAAGAAATAA
- a CDS encoding CamS family sex pheromone protein: protein MKKLLLLLTMLTLILSACAPFGGKEEEEVTQKTDETKETAIIPMYNISDSYYKMVLPFKQGAARGLTAERLNTRLDIDEFETGLMRLATESFNTNDYLFQEGQHFDEDTVLGWLARKKTGSDLKKAEKEDKDFKNLGLNPALPNSGSTKSKNESSPIYLASMLEHNYLIRKDKNSLQLGGVVIGLALNSVYYYRENIGDPQQEVTIDSSKNSKKLLAEGEKIAEQVIKRIRQMDGLQKVPVMIALYKQAPKSSIVPGNFIAKTDVKAGSADIGNWDTIKEENVFFPSDNAKGNYKDDSERFDRFKTKVEDYFPNYTGVVGKGFYKDGNLQKMKVEIPMQFYGKTEVVAFTQYLTGEVMDYYKSTNIEINITSSDQQEALITKNAEDKEPTVHIYD from the coding sequence TTGAAAAAGTTGTTATTGCTGCTGACAATGCTCACACTGATATTGTCAGCGTGTGCACCTTTTGGGGGAAAGGAAGAGGAAGAGGTCACACAAAAAACGGATGAAACGAAGGAAACAGCCATCATCCCGATGTACAATATCTCTGACTCCTATTACAAAATGGTGCTGCCGTTTAAACAAGGGGCTGCGAGAGGATTAACAGCAGAGCGTCTCAACACACGCCTGGACATCGATGAATTTGAAACAGGACTCATGCGCCTTGCAACAGAGTCATTTAATACAAACGACTACCTTTTCCAAGAAGGACAGCATTTTGATGAGGACACCGTTCTTGGCTGGCTGGCGCGCAAAAAAACAGGCAGTGATCTGAAAAAGGCAGAAAAAGAAGATAAAGACTTTAAGAATCTAGGCTTAAACCCTGCTCTTCCGAACTCAGGTTCAACAAAGTCTAAAAATGAAAGTAGTCCAATTTACTTAGCTTCGATGCTAGAGCATAATTACTTAATTCGAAAAGATAAAAACAGCTTACAGCTTGGCGGAGTTGTCATTGGACTTGCGCTGAACTCTGTTTATTATTACCGTGAAAATATCGGTGACCCGCAGCAAGAAGTGACGATCGATTCTTCGAAAAATTCAAAGAAACTTTTGGCAGAAGGCGAAAAAATTGCTGAACAAGTGATCAAACGAATTCGTCAAATGGATGGGCTGCAAAAAGTGCCTGTCATGATTGCCCTTTATAAGCAAGCACCAAAATCATCTATCGTTCCAGGAAACTTTATCGCCAAAACGGATGTGAAAGCGGGCTCAGCTGATATCGGCAATTGGGATACGATCAAAGAGGAGAATGTCTTCTTCCCTTCAGATAATGCGAAAGGCAACTACAAAGATGATTCCGAGCGATTTGACCGCTTCAAAACAAAAGTCGAAGACTACTTCCCGAATTATACTGGTGTCGTAGGAAAAGGGTTTTACAAAGACGGCAACCTGCAAAAAATGAAAGTCGAAATTCCAATGCAGTTCTACGGAAAAACGGAAGTCGTAGCCTTCACGCAATATTTAACAGGTGAAGTCATGGATTACTATAAGAGTACCAATATCGAAATTAACATCACATCTTCAGATCAACAAGAAGCCTTGATCACGAAAAATGCTGAAGACAAAGAACCAACCGTCCATATATATGACTAA
- the pcrA gene encoding DNA helicase PcrA, whose protein sequence is MNEISNHLLEGLNDAQKEAVKATDGPLLLMAGAGSGKTRVLTHRIAYLMAEKHVAPWNILAITFTNKAAREMRERVQAILGPGADDIWISTFHSMCVRILRRDIDRIGVNRNFSILDTSDQLSVIKNILKERNIDPKKFDPRSILGSISSAKNELIDAEEYAKTASDFYDQVVSDVYTDYQKRLLKNQSLDFDDLIMMTIRLFERIPEVLEHYQRKFQYIHVDEYQDTNRAQYMLVKLLAQRFQNICVVGDSDQSIYRWRGADITNILSFEKDYPSSEVILLEQNYRSTKRILNAANTVIQNNSNRKPKNLWTENDEGAKIAYYRADNEFGEGQFVAGKIHQLHQSGKRKLSDFAILYRTNAQSRVIEETLLKSNIQYNIVGGTKFYDRKEIKDILAYLRLVANPDDDISFARIVNVPKRGIGATSVDKIAAYAEMNDLSMFEALGQVDFIGLSARAANALDEFKQLIDQLTNMQDYLSVTELTEEILEKTGYREALKVEKTIEAQSRLENIDEFLSVTKNFEEQNEDKSLVTFLTDLALVADIDKLDENEEEDQDAVILMTLHAAKGLEFPVVFLMGMEEGVFPHSRSLMEDAEMEEERRLAYVGITRAEEELYLSSAKMRTLFGRTNMNLESRFIREIPADLLDNLNEKKETKTPFGQTRERPQRRGPVSRPQTQTIQNTGGGSIGWAVGDKAAHKKWGVGTVVSVKGSGDSTELDIAFPSPTGIKRLLAAFAPIEKQ, encoded by the coding sequence ATGAATGAAATATCGAATCATCTATTAGAAGGGCTAAATGACGCGCAAAAAGAAGCGGTCAAAGCAACAGACGGTCCGCTACTCTTGATGGCAGGAGCAGGAAGCGGGAAAACGCGGGTGCTCACACACCGAATTGCCTACTTAATGGCAGAAAAGCATGTGGCTCCGTGGAACATTTTAGCGATTACGTTTACAAATAAAGCAGCACGTGAAATGCGTGAGCGTGTCCAAGCCATTTTAGGGCCTGGTGCGGATGACATTTGGATCTCTACGTTCCACAGCATGTGTGTGCGTATTTTACGACGCGATATTGACCGTATTGGTGTAAATCGCAACTTCTCTATATTAGACACATCTGATCAGCTTTCAGTCATTAAAAACATTTTAAAAGAACGAAATATCGATCCTAAAAAGTTCGATCCTCGCAGCATTTTAGGATCAATCAGCAGTGCAAAAAATGAACTCATTGACGCAGAGGAATACGCCAAAACAGCCAGTGATTTCTATGATCAAGTGGTTAGCGACGTCTACACAGATTACCAAAAGCGATTACTTAAGAACCAATCACTCGATTTTGATGATCTTATTATGATGACGATTCGTCTGTTTGAGCGCATCCCTGAAGTATTAGAACACTATCAGCGAAAATTTCAATACATTCATGTCGATGAGTATCAAGATACGAACAGAGCGCAGTACATGCTTGTGAAACTGCTTGCTCAGCGTTTTCAAAATATATGTGTGGTCGGTGACTCGGATCAGTCCATCTACCGCTGGCGCGGAGCGGATATTACAAACATTCTCTCCTTTGAAAAAGATTATCCATCCAGTGAAGTGATTCTGCTTGAGCAAAATTACAGATCGACGAAACGTATACTGAATGCCGCAAACACGGTGATTCAAAACAATTCAAACCGTAAGCCGAAAAACCTTTGGACAGAAAATGATGAAGGGGCGAAGATTGCCTATTACCGTGCAGATAATGAATTCGGCGAGGGACAATTTGTTGCTGGAAAGATTCATCAGCTTCATCAGAGCGGTAAGCGTAAATTATCCGATTTTGCGATTCTTTATCGGACCAATGCCCAGTCTCGTGTCATAGAGGAAACATTATTGAAGTCAAACATTCAATACAACATTGTCGGCGGCACGAAGTTCTATGACAGAAAAGAGATCAAGGACATTTTGGCGTACTTACGCCTAGTAGCTAACCCAGATGACGACATTAGCTTTGCACGAATTGTGAACGTACCAAAGCGCGGAATCGGTGCGACATCTGTTGATAAAATCGCAGCATACGCGGAGATGAATGACCTGTCTATGTTTGAAGCGCTTGGTCAGGTAGATTTCATTGGACTCAGTGCAAGGGCAGCCAATGCGCTTGATGAGTTCAAACAGCTCATCGATCAATTGACAAATATGCAGGATTATTTATCTGTCACAGAACTAACAGAAGAAATTTTAGAGAAAACAGGCTACCGAGAGGCACTAAAGGTTGAAAAAACGATTGAGGCACAAAGCCGTCTAGAAAATATTGATGAGTTTCTCTCTGTGACTAAGAACTTTGAAGAACAAAATGAAGACAAGTCCCTTGTGACCTTCCTGACAGATCTCGCTCTTGTCGCAGACATTGATAAGCTGGATGAGAATGAGGAAGAAGATCAAGATGCGGTCATTTTAATGACGCTTCACGCCGCAAAAGGTCTAGAGTTCCCGGTTGTCTTCTTAATGGGCATGGAGGAAGGTGTCTTCCCGCACAGCCGCTCATTAATGGAAGATGCAGAGATGGAAGAAGAGCGCCGCCTTGCTTATGTAGGCATCACACGGGCGGAAGAAGAGCTTTATTTATCTAGTGCCAAGATGAGAACACTCTTCGGCCGGACAAACATGAACCTTGAATCAAGATTCATTCGAGAAATACCAGCCGATTTATTGGACAACCTAAATGAGAAAAAAGAAACGAAAACACCATTTGGCCAAACTAGAGAAAGACCACAAAGACGGGGACCTGTCTCACGTCCGCAAACTCAAACCATTCAAAACACAGGCGGCGGAAGTATTGGCTGGGCTGTGGGCGATAAAGCGGCTCATAAAAAATGGGGCGTTGGAACGGTTGTGAGCGTAAAAGGTAGTGGAGACAGCACAGAGCTTGATATTGCCTTCCCAAGCCCTACAGGCATTAAGCGTCTTCTCGCAGCATTTGCGCCAATTGAGAAGCAATAA